GGGCCACTACGTCTTCATCTCCACCATCTCCGTCTACAAGGAGCTGCCCCGGCCGGGCATGGACGAGGACTCGACGCTGGCCACCGTGGAAGATGCCGCCAACGAGAACGTCCGCGAGAACTATGGCGCCCTCAAGGCGCTCTGCGAGAAGGCGGTCGAGGCGGCCTTCCCCGGACGCACCACGAACATCCGCCCGGGCCTCATCGTGGGCCCGGATGACCCCACCCAGCGCTTCACCTACTGGCCGGTGCGCGTGGCCCAGGGGGGCGAGGTGCTCGCTCCGGGCAGTGGCGCGGACCCGGCGCAGTTCATCGACGTGCGCGACCTGGCCGAGTGGACGATCCTCACCCTCGAGAACCGGGACGTGGGCACCTTCAACGCCACGGGCCCGGCCAGGCCGCTCACCATGAAGGAGCTGCTGGAGGCCTGCAAACAGGCCAGCCACAGCGACGCCACCTTCACCTGGGCCGACGCCGCCTTCCTGGAGAAGCACAACGTGCGGGCCTGGATGGACATGCCCGTGTGGGTGACGCCTGGAGGCGAGATGGCGGGCATGAGCGCCGTCAGCAACGCCCGGGCGGTGGCGCGGGGCCTGAAGTTCCGCCCGGCGGTGGACACGGCGCGCGACACGCTCACCTGGTTCAACGGGCTGCCCCCGGAGCGTCAGGCGGAGCTGCGGAAGCGGGCCGGCCTCCCCCCGGAGCGTGAGCGCGAGGTGCTCGCCGCCTGGCACCAGCAGCAGTCCGGGGCGGCCCACGCCCCCTGAGGGCCGGGAGCGGGCAAAAAAACGGGGGATGCCCGGTGTGAACCCTGGCATCCCCCCTCACTCCGGCCTCGACTGCGCTGCCCTCCCCCTCTGAAGGGCAGGCGTCGTCCGGCCGTCCACCTCGAGGTCCCGAGGTGCTACCAGCTGTAGATGCCACCCACATCCACGCCCAGGTCGAGGTCGTGGCCGTAGGACGGCTCGAAGTCCCGCGCTCTGGCGAGCACGATGGGGGCCACCGCCAGCCGGGGTGAGAGTGGCCGGACCGCGGCGAGGCACGTCACCCCCGTGACCACCTCGCGCAGCCCGTCCGTCACCCCGGTCTCTGTCAGCACCACCAACTGGCTGCGCTTCGCCCCCGCGAAGGTCGCCAGCCGGGGTACCGTCAGCCGGTTGCCCCCATCGCGCTCGGACTGCCCGGCCGTCGGAGACAGCCGGACCAGAGCCTTCATCACCGGCGCGTTCTGCTCCCCCCCACGTGCAGCACCACCCCCGCCTTGCCGTTGCCCCGCCGCATTCCGTGGACCTGATGACGCGTCGCCTTCATGCTGTTCTCCAGCTCGCGCTGCATGGGCTCCCCCCCGTGTCACACCCGTGAGCGAGATCGGTGACAGGCCCGAATATGGCCAAGGTGGGCCTGGGAGTTTTCCTCGCGGACGCCAACTGGTTGCGTCAGGGCGCCAACCCGGGGGGGAAGCGCCTCGTGGGCATGCTGGAGGGCGATCAGCATCACCCCGCGTGCCTGCCTGCCCGCTCTCCGAGCCAACGGGCGTGCGCGCTGAACGGCCTTGCAGGTGGGTGGGGGCGGCGCGGTATGGAACGATGTAGGCCGCGATGAGGGATGAACATGGGTGACGGAGGAGGACGGGGCGTGCTGGCCGTGGTGGCGGAGAAGCCGGCCATGGCGCGCGACATCGCTCGGGCGCTGGGCGCTCGCGAGCAGGGCGACGGGTTTCTGCGCGGCAACGGCTACGTGGTGACGTGGGCCATTGGCCACCTGGTGGGGCTGGCGCAGCCGGACGAGATGCGGCCCGAGTGGAAGCGCTGGAATCGCGAGCTCTTGCCCATGCTGCCGGGAGACTGGCCGCTGGTGGTGCAGGACAAGACGGCGAGCCAGTTCAAGGTGGTGAAGCGGGTGATGAACGCGCCCGAGGTGGACACCGTGGTGTGCGCCACGGACGCCGGGCGCGAGGGTGAGCTCATCTTCCGCTACATCTACGAGGCGGCCGGGTGCCGCAAGCCGGTGAAGCGGCTGTGGGTGTCGTCGCTGACGGAGGGGGCCATCCGGGATGGCTTCCGCGCGTTGAAGCCGGGGCGCGAGTACGAGCCCCTGGCGGACGCGGCGAAGGGGCGGAGCCGGGCGGACTGGCTGGTGGGGATGAACCTGACGCGCCTGTACACGCTGGCGTGCGGCGGGGACATGCTCTCGGTGGGGCGGGTGCAGACGCCCACGCTGGCGATGGTGGTGGAGCGCGAGCTGGCCATCCGCGACTTCGTGCCCAAGGACTACCTGGAGATCGTGGCCACCTTCGGGCCGGAGGGCCCCGAGGGGCCGCGGGGCAGCTACCAGGGCACGTGGTTCCGTCCCGCGGAGCCGGGCAAGGAGAAGGAGTGGGACGCGCGCGAGGCCCGGCGCCTGTCCGCGGACGGCGAGGAGGCGGGGCGCATCGTCGAGCGGGTGAAGACGGGCCGCGCGGCGGTGGAGTCCGTCACCGCCGAGACGAAGCGGATGGCGCCGCCGCTGCTCTACGATTTGACGGAGCTGCAGCGCCACGCCAACCGGCTGTATGGCTACAGCGCCCAGCGGACGTTGGAGCTGGCGCAGGCGCTGTACGAGAAGCACAAGCTGCTGAGCTACCCGCGTACGTCGAGCCGGCATCTCACCAGGCAGATCGCCGACACGTTGCCGGAGGTGGTGGGCGCCATCCGGGGGCCGTGGGAGGCGTTGCTGGCGCCGGGGACGGGGGATCGCCCGCTGGGGCGCCGCTTCGTGGATGACGCGAAGGTGGCGGACCACCACGCCATCATCCCCACGACGACGTCGCCGGAGAGCGCGAGGCTGGCGCAGGACGAGCGGCACATCTACGAGCTGGTGTGCCGGCGGCTGCTGGCGGCGTGGCACGAGGACTTCGTCTGGTCGGTGACGACGGTCATCACGGCGGTGACGTCGGCGTCGGAGGTGGACCGGTTCCACAGCGCGGGCACGATGGTGGTGCGCGAGGGCTGGAAGGTGCTGGACGTGGGGGGAGGGCAGAAGGCGCCGAAGCCGCGGGAGGCGGGGAAGAAGGGGAGCGAGGCGGAGGCGGAGGAGCCGGAGGACGAGCAGGAGTTGCCGCCGGGGCTGGCGAAGGGGCAGGCGAGGGCGGTGCGGGACGTGAAGCCGGTGACGAAGCGGACGAGGCCGCCGCCGCGGCTGACGGACGCGAGCCTGCTGACGGCGATGGAGACGGCGGGGCGGACGCTGGACGACAAGGAGCTGGCGGACGCGATGAGGGAGTCGGGGCTGGGGACACCGGCCACGCGCGCGGCGATCATCGAGACGCTGCTGGATCGCGGCTATCTGGTGAGGCGGGGCAAGTCGTTCGAGGCGACGGAGAAGGGAATCGGGCTCATCCGGGTGGTGCATCCGGACGTGAAGAGTCCGGCGATGACGGGGCAGTGGGAGGCGTGGCTGCAGCGCATCGAGCAGGGCAGCGGGGACCTGGAGTCGTTCCTGCGAGGAATCGAGGCGTACATCATCGAGGTGGTGGGCAAGGTCCCGCCGCACCTCTCCATGCCCCAGCTGGCCGTGAGAACGGCCGCAAGAGCGCCCACAACCCCAAGAACCACCCCTCTCCCCTCGGGAGAGGGACGGGGTGAGGGTATCTCGGCCCCCAGGTTGAGTCCGCGTGAATCCCCTCTCCCTGTGGGAGAGGGTCAGGGTGAGGGTCAACGCCGCCCCGCGCGCAACCAGGTCGCCACCGAGCCCCTGCCCAGGAACACCGCGCGCCCGGCCCTCACCCTCGTCTCCCCGGGACCCACGGGCCGTCCCGAGCGAATCCCGCGCCAGCCCACGCGCCCGTCCGAGCTCCGAGGACTGCTCAAGCAGGTCTTCGGCTTCGAGGACTTCCGGCCGTACCAGGAGGCGGTGTGCCGGGCGGCGACGGAGGGCAAGGACCTGCTGCTCGTAATGCCGACGGGAGCGGGCAAGTCCCTCTGCTACCAGCTCCCGGGCCTCGCACGCGCGGGGACCACACTGGTCATCAGCCCGCTCATCGCGCTGATGGAGGACCAGGTGGCGCGGTTGCAGTCGCTCGGACTGGCGGCGGAGCGCATCCACTCGGGGAGGGACCGGGCCACCTCGCGGCAGGTGTGCGCGGACTACCTCGAGGGGCGGCTGGACTTCCTCTTCATCGCGCCGGAGCGGCTCGGGGTCCCGGGCTTCGTGGAGCTGCTGGCCCGGCGCACGCCGGCACTGGTCGCGGTGGACGAGGCGCACTGCATCTCCCAGTGGGGGCACGACTTCCGCCCGGACTACCGTCTGCTGGGCTCGCGGCTGCCCATGCTGCGTCCCTCGCCCGTCATCGCGCTCACGGCCACGGCGACGCCGGACGTGCAGCGCGACATCGTCCAGCAGCTCGGGCTCGAGGGGGCGGCGAACGCGCCCGCGCGCACCTTCATCCACGGTTTCCGGCGCACCAACATCGCCATCGAGGTGCGCGAGCTCAACCCGAGCCAGCGCTCGGACGCCATCCGCGAGCTGCTCGCGGACCCCTCGCACCGTCCGGCCATCGTCTACGCATCCACGCGCAAGCACGCGGAGCGGTACACGGACGAGCTCGGCGCGGACTTCCGCACGGGCACGTACCACGCGGGCATGAGTGCGTCGGATCGGGACGAGGTGCAGACGGCGTTCCTCGGGGGCCGGCTGGAGGTCATCGTGGCGACGACGGCCTTCGGCATGGGCATCGACAAGGCGGACGTGCGCACGGTGGTGCACGCGGCGCTGCCGGCGAGCCTGGAGGGCTACTACCAGGAGCTGGGCCGCGCGGGCCGCGACGGAAAACCCTCGCGCGCGGTGCTGCTGCACTCCTTCATCGACCGGCGCACGCACGAGTTCTTCCACGAGCGTGACTACCCCGAGCCCTCGGTGCTCGAGCGCATCTACCGCGCGGCGCGCGAGGAGCCGGAGCCCAAGGAGTCGCTGGCGGCCCGGGCGCGCGTGTCGGTGGACACCTTCGACAAGGCGCTCGAGCAGCTGTGGATCCACGGCGGCGTGGAGGTGAGCCCGGACGAGTCGGTGCGCCGGGGCAAGCCGGGCTGGGCGGCCTCGTACGCGGCGCAGCGCGAGCACAAGCACTCCCAGTTGGAGCACATGGCCCGCTACGCCGAGTCACACGGGTGCCGGATGAAGCACCTGGTGGACCACTTCGGCGACCTGCAGGACACGGGCGCGGCCTGCGGCCTGTGTGATGTCTGCGCGCCCGACACCTGCGCCACCCTGCGCTTCGGCGAGCCCACCGCCACCGAGCTGCATGCGCTCGGACGCATCCTCGAGGCGCTCCACGAGCGCGACGCCCAGGCCACGGGCCGGCTCCACCGCGAGCTGTTCGGCGAGGCGCTGCCCCGGCGCGACTTCGAGCGGCTGCTCGGGGGACTGGTGCGCGCCGGGCTCGTGCGCCTGTCCGAGGACACCTTCGAGAAGGACGGCCAGAGCATCA
The sequence above is drawn from the Archangium gephyra genome and encodes:
- a CDS encoding SDR family oxidoreductase — protein: MKWSRRGVLKGAAALGSLWAVGCASTRQEGKQGSEAAKASAPKGGGKRILILGGTGFLGPQLVEAARARGHTVTLFNRGKTRPHLFPDVEKLQGDRDPRNGEGLKALEGRTWDAVVDTSGYVPRVVRASAELLAPNVGHYVFISTISVYKELPRPGMDEDSTLATVEDAANENVRENYGALKALCEKAVEAAFPGRTTNIRPGLIVGPDDPTQRFTYWPVRVAQGGEVLAPGSGADPAQFIDVRDLAEWTILTLENRDVGTFNATGPARPLTMKELLEACKQASHSDATFTWADAAFLEKHNVRAWMDMPVWVTPGGEMAGMSAVSNARAVARGLKFRPAVDTARDTLTWFNGLPPERQAELRKRAGLPPEREREVLAAWHQQQSGAAHAP
- a CDS encoding DNA topoisomerase 3 gives rise to the protein MGDGGGRGVLAVVAEKPAMARDIARALGAREQGDGFLRGNGYVVTWAIGHLVGLAQPDEMRPEWKRWNRELLPMLPGDWPLVVQDKTASQFKVVKRVMNAPEVDTVVCATDAGREGELIFRYIYEAAGCRKPVKRLWVSSLTEGAIRDGFRALKPGREYEPLADAAKGRSRADWLVGMNLTRLYTLACGGDMLSVGRVQTPTLAMVVERELAIRDFVPKDYLEIVATFGPEGPEGPRGSYQGTWFRPAEPGKEKEWDAREARRLSADGEEAGRIVERVKTGRAAVESVTAETKRMAPPLLYDLTELQRHANRLYGYSAQRTLELAQALYEKHKLLSYPRTSSRHLTRQIADTLPEVVGAIRGPWEALLAPGTGDRPLGRRFVDDAKVADHHAIIPTTTSPESARLAQDERHIYELVCRRLLAAWHEDFVWSVTTVITAVTSASEVDRFHSAGTMVVREGWKVLDVGGGQKAPKPREAGKKGSEAEAEEPEDEQELPPGLAKGQARAVRDVKPVTKRTRPPPRLTDASLLTAMETAGRTLDDKELADAMRESGLGTPATRAAIIETLLDRGYLVRRGKSFEATEKGIGLIRVVHPDVKSPAMTGQWEAWLQRIEQGSGDLESFLRGIEAYIIEVVGKVPPHLSMPQLAVRTAARAPTTPRTTPLPSGEGRGEGISAPRLSPRESPLPVGEGQGEGQRRPARNQVATEPLPRNTARPALTLVSPGPTGRPERIPRQPTRPSELRGLLKQVFGFEDFRPYQEAVCRAATEGKDLLLVMPTGAGKSLCYQLPGLARAGTTLVISPLIALMEDQVARLQSLGLAAERIHSGRDRATSRQVCADYLEGRLDFLFIAPERLGVPGFVELLARRTPALVAVDEAHCISQWGHDFRPDYRLLGSRLPMLRPSPVIALTATATPDVQRDIVQQLGLEGAANAPARTFIHGFRRTNIAIEVRELNPSQRSDAIRELLADPSHRPAIVYASTRKHAERYTDELGADFRTGTYHAGMSASDRDEVQTAFLGGRLEVIVATTAFGMGIDKADVRTVVHAALPASLEGYYQELGRAGRDGKPSRAVLLHSFIDRRTHEFFHERDYPEPSVLERIYRAAREEPEPKESLAARARVSVDTFDKALEQLWIHGGVEVSPDESVRRGKPGWAASYAAQREHKHSQLEHMARYAESHGCRMKHLVDHFGDLQDTGAACGLCDVCAPDTCATLRFGEPTATELHALGRILEALHERDAQATGRLHRELFGEALPRRDFERLLGGLVRAGLVRLSEDTFEKDGQSITFQRVALTPEGRRTHEPAPGQVQLPRPPDEAPARKRRGSRAKGTRAEGGRKKASRRKESASGGKRKRQALERAEPAYYEYEAQDEARNEARPSPAPRGREALTRALERSRRSGETLGVGTPSPQLVEALKAWRLAEARRRRVPAFRILTDKVLGAIATARPRDGLALERIHGVGPKLAERYGEAILGLVGRMSS